In Oncorhynchus tshawytscha isolate Ot180627B linkage group LG28, Otsh_v2.0, whole genome shotgun sequence, a genomic segment contains:
- the ncstn gene encoding nicastrin: MGLESSKWAIIFLVCWLYKNVSCNSVEQKIYVELNNTVPCVRLLNATHQIGCQSSISGDTGVIHVLESEADLEWPLSKGPNPPYMVLLESSLFTRSIMMKMKNESNRVAGVAVVVPNTSPPEFSPHTTCPNENTGVYSDNYGPNLAHCNTTVWNPRGNGLSYEEFDFPVFSLKEDNETEFIKQCYLDHNRAVNGSAPQYPLCAMQLFSHMHAVTNTPTCMRRNDINFSINPEMVCDPLGDYNVWGSIRPYNDTVFGHKENESVVIAAARLDSRAFFWEVSTGAEGSVSGFVTLLAAAQALREVTHAAPPTRNILFAFFQGETFDYIGSSRMVYDMENGKFVIDLDNIHSVLEIGQVAVHSGTNLFLHSDPVSRRNNTVNDEVKNLVNNLQSSTAGLGFLLVEPNVSQPLPPSSLQRFLRAQPIPGIVLADHESAFNNRYYESFYDNAANLNLTYPSDLSPEEQLEFVTDTAKSLTDVATVVARALYKQAGGDESLVNTIKADPKIVTQMLYGFLVSSNNSWFQAVMAPELKNILKPSPPEYYVGVAMSSTPTRLVQYLLANLTGAATNLTQSQCQKPDELPNESRQMYSYLWVQGIVPPNSTERDSFCVRASVRLTKAVSPAFELGEYASKDYSTWTESRWKFIKARIFLVASRDLEMLTLGVGVAVLFTSLLVTYFISTKADVLFSSTREPASAAY; encoded by the exons ATGGGTTTGGAATCGTCGAAATGGGCTATAATATTCTTAGTTTGTTGGCTTTACAAAA ATGTGAGCTGTAACTCTGTTGAGCAGAAGATTTATGTGGAGCTGAATAACACTGTACCATGCGTTCGACTGCTCAATGCTACACATCAGATTGGCTGCCAGT CCTCGATATCAGGTGATACAGGAGTGATCCATGTCTTGGAGTCTGAGGCAGATCTGGAATGGCCTTTGAGCAAAGGACCCAATCCTCCTTATATGGTTCTGTTGGAATCATCCCTCttcaccag GTCCATCATGATGAAGATGAAGAATGAATCCAACAGGGTAGCTGGGGTTGCAGTGGTGGTCCCAAATACTAGCCCACCAGAGTTCTCGCCACACACGACATGTCCCAATGAGAACACAG GTGTATACTCTGACAACTATGGTCCTAATTTGGCACACTGTAACACTACTGTATGGAACCCTCGGGGGAACGGTCTATCCTATGAGGAATTTGACTTCCCTGTCTTCTCCTTGAAAGAAGACAACGAAACAGAGTTCATCAAACAG TGCTACTTGGACCATAATCGTGCAGTGAACGGCAGTGCCCCGCAGTACCCTCTGTGTGCCATGCAGCTCTTCTCCCACATGCACGCAGTCACCAATACTCCAACCTGCATGAGACGCAACGACATCAACTTTAGCATCAACCCAG AGATGGTGTGTGACCCTCTGGGTGATTATAATGTTTGGGGTTCCATCCGGCCCTATAACGACACCGTCTTCGGCCACAAGGAGAACGAGAGCGTTGTTATAGCAGCAGCCAGG CTGGACAGCAGGGCATTTTTCTGGGAGGTTTCAACTGGAGCAGAGGGAAGTGTCTCAGGGTTTGTCACTCTGCTTGCTGCTGCCCAGGCACTGCGTGAAGTCACTCACGCGGCCCCTCCCACACGGAATATCCTCTTTGCCTTCTTCCAAGGG GAAACCTTTGACTACATTGGCAGCTCTCGGATGGTTTACGACATGGAGAACGGCAAGTTTGTGATAGACTTGGACAATATTCACTCCGTACTAGAGATTGGTCAG GTGGCCGTGCATAGTGGCACCAACCTCTTCCTCCACTCAGACCCTGTGTCCAGGAGGAACAACACTGTCAATGACGAG GTTAAGAATCTTGTGAACAATTTACAGTCCTCCACGGCTGGGCTCGGCTTCTTATTGGTTGAGCCTAATGTCTCTCAGCCACTCccgccctcctccctccagcgTTTCTTGCGAGCTCAGCCAATCCCAGGGATTGTGCTTGCAGACCACGAATCCGCTTTCAACAACAG GTACTATGAGAGTTTTTACGACAACGCTGCTAACCTGAACCTGACTTATCCATCTGACTTGAGTCCAGAGGAACAGCTGGAGTTTGTGACTGATACTGCAAAG TCCCTTACTGATGTGGCTACGGTGGTTGCACGTGCTCTCTACAAGCAAGCCGGGGGAGACGAGTCCCTAGTCAACACCATCAAAGCAGACCCCAAAATA GTTACACAGATGCTGTATGGGTTTCTGGTTAGTTCCAACAACAGTTGGTTTCAGGCAGTGATGGCCCCAGAACTAAAGAACATTCTCA agccCAGCCCACCAGAGTACTATGTTGGTGTTGCCATGTCTTCCACTCCAACTCGTCTGGTCCAGTACCTCCTGGCCAATTTAACTGGAGCAGCCACCAACCTCACCCAGAGTCAGTGCCAGAAGCCAGATGAGCTGCCAAACGAGAGCAGACAG ATGTACTCCTATCTCTGGGTTCAGGGCATTGTCCCACCCAACAGTACCGAGAGGGATTCTTTCTGTGTACGTGCATCGGTACGCCTGACCAAAGCAGTGTCCCCTGCCTTCGAGCTCGGAGAGTATGCTTCCAAAGACTATTCCACATGGACAGAATCACGGTGGAAGTTCATCAAAGCTCGAATTTTCCTAGTAGCGAGCCGGGACTTGGAG ATGCTGACCTTAGGCGTGGGAGTGGCTGTGTTGTTCACATCCCTACTCGTAACATACTTCATCAGCACCAAGGCAGATGTCCTCTTCAGCTCCACGAGGGAACCTGCTAGCGCCGCCTATTGA